The following are from one region of the Camelus ferus isolate YT-003-E chromosome 13, BCGSAC_Cfer_1.0, whole genome shotgun sequence genome:
- the MED18 gene encoding mediator of RNA polymerase II transcription subunit 18, protein MEAPPVTMMPVTGGTINMMEYLLQGSVLDHSLESLIHRLRGLCDNMEPETFLDHEMVFLLKGQQASPFVLRARRSMDRAGAPWHLRYLGQPEMGDKNRHALVRNCVDIATSENLTDFLMEMGFRMDHEFVAKGHLFRKGIMKIMVYKIFRILVPGNTDSTEALSLSYLVELSVVAPAGQDMVSDDMRNFAEQLKPLVHLEKIDPKRLM, encoded by the exons ATGGAGGCTCCTCCAGTCACCATGATGCCTGTTACTGGGGGCACCATTAACATGATGGAGTACCTGCTGCAGG gaaGTGTTTTAGACCATAGCTTGGAAAGCCTCATCCACCGCCTTCGTGGTTTGTGTGACAACATGGAACCTGAGACTTTCCTTGACCACGAGATGGTATTCCTCCTTAAGGGCCAGCAGGCCAGTCCATTTGTTCTGAGGGCCCGGCGCTCTATGGATAGGGCAGGGGCCCCCTGGCATCTGCGCTACCTGGGACAGCCAGAAATGGGAGATAAGAACCGCCATGCCCTGGTGCGTAACTGTGTGGACATCGCGACATCTGAGAACCTCACTGACTTCCTGATGGAAATGGGCTTCCGCATGGACCATGAGTTTGTTGCCAAGGGACACCTGTTCCGTAAGGGTATCATGAAGATCATGGTGTACAAGATCTTCCGCATCCTGGTGCCAGGGAACACGGACAGCACGGAGGCCTTGTCACTCTCCTATCTTGTGGAACTAAGTGTCGTTGCACCAGCTGGGCAGGACATGGTCTCTGATGACATGAGGAACTTTGCAGAGCAGCTGAAACCTCTGGTTCACCTAGAGAAAATAGACCCCAAAAGGCTCATGTGA